A single region of the Sus scrofa isolate TJ Tabasco breed Duroc chromosome 17, Sscrofa11.1, whole genome shotgun sequence genome encodes:
- the NOP56 gene encoding nucleolar protein 56 isoform X1, whose amino-acid sequence MVLLHVLFEHAVGYALLALKEVEEISLLLPQVEECVLNLGKFHNIVRLVAFSPFSSSQVALENANAVSEGVVHEDLRLFLETHLPSKKKKVLLGVGDPKIGAAIQEELGYNCQTGGVIAEVLRGVRLHFHNLVKGLTDLSACKAQLGLGHSYSRAKVKFNVNRVDNMIIQSISLLDQLDKDINTFSMRVREWYGYHFPELVKIINDNATYCRLAQFIGNRRELNEEKLEKLEELTMDGAKAKAILDASRSSMGMDISAIDLINIESFSSRVVSLSEYRQSLHTYLRSKMSQVAPSLSALIGEAVGARLIAHAGSLTNLAKYPASTVQILGAEKALFRALKTRGNTPKYGLIFHSTFIGRAAAKNKGRISRYLANKCSIASRIDCFSEVPTSVFGEKLREQVEERLSFYETGEIPRKNLEVMKEAMVQAEEAAAEITRKLEKQEKKRLKKEKKRLAAVALASSENSSSTPEECEETGAERTAQEPRQLVVATPVPWASVFCPRLPPRSPQQKYKFLPCRFPDLSGDGSIS is encoded by the exons ATG GTGCTGCTGCACGTGCTGTTCGAGCACGCGGTCGGCTACGCACTGCTGGCGCTGAAGGAGGTGGAAGAGATCAGCCTGCTGCTGCCGCAG GTGGAGGAGTGCGTGCTGAACTTGGGCAAGTTCCACAACATAGTTCGTCTCGtggccttttctcccttttcctcgtCTCAGGTTGCCTTGGAAAATGCCAACGCTGTGTCTGAAG GTGTTGTCCATGAGGATCTCCGCCTGTTCCTGGAGACTCACCTGCcatctaaaaagaagaaagtactCTTGGGGGTTGGGGACCCCAAGATAGGTGCTGCTATACAAGAGGAGTTGGGGTACAACTGCCAGACTGGAGGTGTGATAGCTGAGGTCCTTCGAG GAGTTCGACTGCACTTCCACAACCTGGTGAAAGGTCTCACTGATCTGTCTGCCTGTAAAGCCCAACTGGGGCTGGGACACAGCTATTCTCGTGCCAAAGTTAAGTTCAATGTGAACCGGGTGGACAATATGATTATCCAGTCCATTAGCCTCCTGGACCAGCTGGATAAGGACATCAATACCTTCTCGATGCGTGTCAG GGAATGGTATGGGTATCACTTTCCCGAGCTCGTGAAGATCATTAATGATAACGCTACATACTGCCGCCTTGCTCAGTTCATTGGAAACCGAAGGGAGCTGAACGAAGAAAAGTTGGAGAAGCTGGAGGAGCTGACAATGGATGGGGCCAAGGCTAAGGCTATTCTGGATGCCTCTCGGTCCTCCATGG GCATGGACATATCTGCCATTGACTTGATAAACATCGAGAGCTTCTCCAGTCGTGTGGTGTCTTTGTCAGAGTACCGCCAAAGCCTACACACTTACCTGCGGTCCAAGATGAGCCAAGTAGCCCCCAGCCTGTCAGCCCTAATTGGGGAAGCG GTAGGTGCACGTCTCATTGCTCATGCTGGCAGTCTCACCAATCTGGCCAAGTATCCAGCGTCCACAGTGCAGATCCTTGGGGCCGAAAAGGCCCTGTTCAG AGCCCTGAAGACTAGGGGTAACACCCCAAAATATGGACTCATATTCCATTCTACCTTCATTGGCCGAGCAGCTGCCAAGAACAAAGGCCGCATCTCCCGATACCTGGCAAACAAATGCAGTATTGCCTCACGAATTGATTGCTTCTCTG AGGTGCCCACCAGTGTATTTGGAGAGAAGCTTCGAGAACAAGTTGAGGAGCGGCTGTCCTTCTATGAGACTGGAGAGATTCCACGAAAGAATCTGGAGGTCATGAAGGAGGCAATGGTTCAG GCAGAGGAAGCTGCTGCAGAGATTACTAGGAAGCTGGAAAAACAGGAGAAGAAACGcttgaagaaggaaaagaagcggTTGGCTGCAGTTGCCCTGGCATCTTCAGAAAACAGCAGTAGTACTCCGGAGGAGTGTGAG GAGACAGGTGCTGAGAGAACTGCTCAAGAGCCCAGGCAGCTGGTTGTAGCAACACCCGTTCCCTGGGCGAGTGTGTTCTGTCCTCGGCTGCCTCCCAGGAGTCCCCAGCAGAAGTATAAATTCCTGCCCTGCAGGTTCCCAGACTTGTCTGGAGATGGTAGCATTTCCTAG
- the NOP56 gene encoding nucleolar protein 56, producing the protein MVLLHVLFEHAVGYALLALKEVEEISLLLPQVEECVLNLGKFHNIVRLVAFSPFSSSQVALENANAVSEGVVHEDLRLFLETHLPSKKKKVLLGVGDPKIGAAIQEELGYNCQTGGVIAEVLRGVRLHFHNLVKGLTDLSACKAQLGLGHSYSRAKVKFNVNRVDNMIIQSISLLDQLDKDINTFSMRVREWYGYHFPELVKIINDNATYCRLAQFIGNRRELNEEKLEKLEELTMDGAKAKAILDASRSSMGMDISAIDLINIESFSSRVVSLSEYRQSLHTYLRSKMSQVAPSLSALIGEAVGARLIAHAGSLTNLAKYPASTVQILGAEKALFRALKTRGNTPKYGLIFHSTFIGRAAAKNKGRISRYLANKCSIASRIDCFSEVPTSVFGEKLREQVEERLSFYETGEIPRKNLEVMKEAMVQAEEAAAEITRKLEKQEKKRLKKEKKRLAAVALASSENSSSTPEECEETSERPKKKKKKQKPQEVPQENGMEDPPVSFSKPKKKKAFSKEELVSSDLEERAGSGSLPKRKKSLSSPVSDPEESGNKKIPKKKRKLSPKEEPLSSGPEEAAVSKSSGSKKKKKLQKLSQET; encoded by the exons ATG GTGCTGCTGCACGTGCTGTTCGAGCACGCGGTCGGCTACGCACTGCTGGCGCTGAAGGAGGTGGAAGAGATCAGCCTGCTGCTGCCGCAG GTGGAGGAGTGCGTGCTGAACTTGGGCAAGTTCCACAACATAGTTCGTCTCGtggccttttctcccttttcctcgtCTCAGGTTGCCTTGGAAAATGCCAACGCTGTGTCTGAAG GTGTTGTCCATGAGGATCTCCGCCTGTTCCTGGAGACTCACCTGCcatctaaaaagaagaaagtactCTTGGGGGTTGGGGACCCCAAGATAGGTGCTGCTATACAAGAGGAGTTGGGGTACAACTGCCAGACTGGAGGTGTGATAGCTGAGGTCCTTCGAG GAGTTCGACTGCACTTCCACAACCTGGTGAAAGGTCTCACTGATCTGTCTGCCTGTAAAGCCCAACTGGGGCTGGGACACAGCTATTCTCGTGCCAAAGTTAAGTTCAATGTGAACCGGGTGGACAATATGATTATCCAGTCCATTAGCCTCCTGGACCAGCTGGATAAGGACATCAATACCTTCTCGATGCGTGTCAG GGAATGGTATGGGTATCACTTTCCCGAGCTCGTGAAGATCATTAATGATAACGCTACATACTGCCGCCTTGCTCAGTTCATTGGAAACCGAAGGGAGCTGAACGAAGAAAAGTTGGAGAAGCTGGAGGAGCTGACAATGGATGGGGCCAAGGCTAAGGCTATTCTGGATGCCTCTCGGTCCTCCATGG GCATGGACATATCTGCCATTGACTTGATAAACATCGAGAGCTTCTCCAGTCGTGTGGTGTCTTTGTCAGAGTACCGCCAAAGCCTACACACTTACCTGCGGTCCAAGATGAGCCAAGTAGCCCCCAGCCTGTCAGCCCTAATTGGGGAAGCG GTAGGTGCACGTCTCATTGCTCATGCTGGCAGTCTCACCAATCTGGCCAAGTATCCAGCGTCCACAGTGCAGATCCTTGGGGCCGAAAAGGCCCTGTTCAG AGCCCTGAAGACTAGGGGTAACACCCCAAAATATGGACTCATATTCCATTCTACCTTCATTGGCCGAGCAGCTGCCAAGAACAAAGGCCGCATCTCCCGATACCTGGCAAACAAATGCAGTATTGCCTCACGAATTGATTGCTTCTCTG AGGTGCCCACCAGTGTATTTGGAGAGAAGCTTCGAGAACAAGTTGAGGAGCGGCTGTCCTTCTATGAGACTGGAGAGATTCCACGAAAGAATCTGGAGGTCATGAAGGAGGCAATGGTTCAG GCAGAGGAAGCTGCTGCAGAGATTACTAGGAAGCTGGAAAAACAGGAGAAGAAACGcttgaagaaggaaaagaagcggTTGGCTGCAGTTGCCCTGGCATCTTCAGAAAACAGCAGTAGTACTCCGGAGGAGTGTGAG GAGACAAGTGAAAGacccaagaaaaagaagaaaaagcagaagccCCAGGAGGTGCCGCAGGAGAATGGAATGGAAGACCCACCTGTCTCCTTCTCCAaacccaagaaaaagaaagctttttccAAGGAGGAGTTGGTTAGTAGTGATCTTGAGGAGAGAGCTGGCAGTGGAAGTCTTCCCAAGAGGAAGAAATCTTTGTCCTCTCCAGTTAGTGACCCTGAAGAGTCGGGAAACAAGAAAATCcccaagaaaaagaggaaattatctCCTAAGGAGGAGCCACTCAGCAGTGGACCTGAAGAAGCTGCTGTCAGCAAGAGCAGTggctccaagaaaaagaaaaagctccaaAAGCTATCCCAGGAGACTTAG